The Solanum lycopersicum chromosome 9, SLM_r2.1 genome window below encodes:
- the LOC104649371 gene encoding uncharacterized protein translates to MEETRRSRTRRYKDKIVRISLKARRLAILLVGIMKKNVTLISDVGGDLMQNAASAINRVMKLEKKKVRIGNGECLAVKGNGVIAITSGSRTKLITYVLYVPDLDRNLLSVDQLMENGFNLSFKDKTCVMEDPSGNEIFKVKWSGGVSRLILSKKSRQIFS, encoded by the exons ATGGAAGAAACAAGAAGAAGTAGAACAAGAAGATACAAGGACAAAATAGTGAGAATTTCGCTAAAAGCAAGAAGGCTAGCTATCCTCCTTGTCggcattatgaaaaaaaatgtcaccCTCATTTCAGATGTTGGAGGAGACCTGATGCAAAATGCAGCAAGTGCAATCAACAGGGTCATGAAGCT TGAGAAAAAGAAAGTTAGAATTGGAAATGGTGAGTGTCTTGCTGTGAAAGGCAATGGTGTCATAGCCATTACCAGTGGCTCTAGAACTAAACTTATCACATATGTTTTGTATGTACCAGACCTAGATCGAAACCTTCTCAGTGTTGATCAATTAATGGAAAATGGATTCAATCTGTCCTTCAAAGACAAAACTTGTGTGATGGAAGATCCATCAGGCAATGAGATATTCAAGGTCAAATGGAGTGGAGGTGTTTCGCGCTTAATTCTTTCGAAGAAGAGCAGACAAATTTTCTCCTGA
- the LOC101263640 gene encoding uncharacterized protein, translating to MAPPSFNEESYQIWAVRKQTYLEALDLWEAVEHDYEIVPLPNNPIIAQIKNHKERKTMKSKAKTCLYTTVSSTIFTRITSLKSAKEVWDYLKNEYEGDERIRELQVLNLVREFELQRMKESETRKEYSDRLLNIANRVRLLGSSFNDSRIFDKILVIVPERFEATVTTLENTKDLSKITLAELLSAFQAQKQQRVMR from the coding sequence ATGGCACCACCATCTTTTAATGAAGAAAGTTATCAGATTTGGGCAGTCAGAAAGCAGACATATCTGGAAGCTTTGGATCTTTGGGAAGCTGTGGAACATGATTACGAGATTGTTCCCTTACCAAACAATCCCATAATCGCGCAGATTAAAAATCACAAGGAAAGGAAAACTATGAAATCAAAGGCAAAGACATGCTTGTATACAACAGTTTCATCCACCATCTTTACTCGTATTACATCCTTGAAGTCAGCAAAAGAGGTATGGGATTATCTCAAGAATGAGTATGAAGGGGATGAAAGAATTCGAGAGTTGCAAGTGCTAAATTTAGTACGTGAGTTTGAGCTGCAAAGAATGAAGGAAAGTGAAACCAGAAAGGAGTATTCTGATCGACTTCTTAATATAGCAAATCGAGTCAGATTGTTGGGTTCCTCTTTTAACGATTCAaggatttttgataaaatcctTGTAATAGTACCTGAAAGATTTGAGGCTACTGTGACAACCTTAGAAAATACTAAGGACTTGTCCAAAATTACACTAGCGGAGCTCTTAAGTGCTTTTCAAGCACAAAAGCAACAACGTGTAATGAGATAG
- the LOC104649370 gene encoding FBD-associated F-box protein At5g38590-like — MFEFAARVRQKLQKRGEELIGGVEKWGFKVWLYNRTPSIDRLSECLIHKILCFLSFKEATRMSILSKTWLQAWSNLPNLDFTIDYLKDNDMKIVDDIMRRYWDGKIPIQKFELSVETFIENSHEVLLVPMIDKWLGVVLRNGVKHLTISSYPLFIFAILAVNSVRKLVLEYCTLLPSVVVVNCNSLRKLSLSYLTCDENMLQTLLSSCPLIESFTFDCCWGLETMNTQKIKSVSLKFLKIQNCGGIWEIDAPNLVSLKYAWKDIPQIKIVSESTQLKYSRIVFKLSESDNVYAAWFCKLRKFLSNSISWSEVRTVSYRASDINIQNLQVDHNDSNPHVNVLDVTIIWNNRESSTFVDALVWSCQPRRLDVFSTSEKVTFFIDHLMYMKNSSHGSTPLVSQLKGVKVYKFYLKKGSWQPVEHKSGELFTDILAMCIMSEPE; from the exons ATGTTTGAATTCGCTGCTAGAGTTAGGCAGAAATTGCAGAAGCGAGGCGAAGAGTTGATTGGCGGAGTCGAAAAATGGGGTTTTAAGGTATGGTTGTACAATAGGACACCTTCCATTGATAGATTGTCGGAATGTCTCATTCACAAAATACTCTGTTTTCTTAGTTTTAAAGAAGCAACTCGGATGAGCATTCTTTCGAAAACATGGCTGCAAGCTTGGTCGAATCTTCCAAACTTGGATTTcacaattgattatttaaaagacAATGATATGAAAATAGTTGACGATATCATGAGGAGATATTGGGACGGAAAAATCCCTATCCAAAAGTTTGAATTATCAGTTGAAACGTTCATTGAAAATTCTCATGAAGTTTTACTTGTCCCTATGATTGATAAGTGGCTTGGCGTTGTACTTAGAAATGGTGTAAAACACCTTACCATATCATCATACCCCTTGTTTATTTTCGCAATCTTGGCCGTAAACTCTGTCAGAAAATTAGTGCTGGAATATTGTACTCTTTTGCCTAGTGTGGTTGTTGTGAATTGCAATTCTTTGAGAAAACTTTCTCTATCTTATCTAACATGTGACGAAAACATGCTTCAGACTCTACTTAGTAGTTGTCCGTTGATTGAATCTTTCACCTTTGACTGTTGTTGGGGCTTGGAAACAATGAATACTCAAAAGATTAAGTCGGTTTCCCTGAAGTTTTTGAAGATTCAGAATTGTGGAGGAATATGGGAGATTGATGCACCAAACTTAGTATCACTTAAGTATGCCTGGAAAGACATTCCTCAAATTAAAATTGTGAGTGAGTCAACTCAACTAAAGTACTCAAGAATCGTTTTCAAACTCTCAGAGAGTGACAATGTATATGCAGCATGGTTTTGTAAGTTGAGGAAGTTCCTATCAAATTCGATCTCTTGGTCTGAAGTTCGCACTGTATCCTATAGAGCCAGCGACATCAACATTCAAAATTTGCAGGTGGACCATAATGATTCTAATCCGCATGTGAACGTTTTAGATGTCACCATTATATGGAATAATAGGGAGAGCTCAACATTTGTGGATGCATTGGTATGGAGTTGTCAGCCTAGGAGACTCGACGTGTTTTCAACAAGTGAAAAGGTCACATTTTTCATTGATCATTTGATGTATATGAAGAATTCGAGTCATGGAAGCACACCTCTTGTTAGTCAATTAAAAGGAGTAAAAGTCTACAAATTTTACTTGAAGAAGGGGAGTTGGCAGCCTGTGGAACACAAAAGTGGTGAGCTG TTTACAGATATTTTAGCAATGTGCATCATGTCTGAACCGGAATAG